A genomic region of Chlorobaculum parvum NCIB 8327 contains the following coding sequences:
- the folB gene encoding dihydroneopterin aldolase produces MPLHHRSSIRLVNAVFYARHGVHKEERRLGGRYEVDVELCFDSVPAAETDDLGKTVNYQRAYSIIEQVMVAEEPAALIETLAYRTAIRLIEELTVLESVTVKVRKRSVPLGGLCDYAEAEHRIEKR; encoded by the coding sequence ATGCCGCTTCATCACCGCTCCAGCATCCGGCTTGTCAATGCCGTTTTCTACGCCCGGCACGGCGTTCACAAGGAGGAACGGCGCCTCGGCGGACGCTATGAAGTGGATGTCGAACTCTGTTTCGACAGCGTACCGGCCGCTGAAACCGACGATCTCGGCAAGACGGTCAATTACCAGCGCGCCTATTCGATTATCGAGCAGGTGATGGTGGCAGAAGAGCCGGCGGCACTGATCGAAACCCTGGCATACCGGACGGCCATAAGGCTGATCGAAGAGTTGACCGTGCTGGAGAGCGTGACCGTGAAGGTGCGGAAGCGGTCGGTGCCACTTGGCGGCCTGTGCGATTACGCTGAAGCCGAGCATCGCATTGAAAAGAGGTAA